The following proteins are co-located in the Lagenorhynchus albirostris chromosome 2, mLagAlb1.1, whole genome shotgun sequence genome:
- the LOC132515491 gene encoding protein LTO1 homolog, producing the protein MEPVDNGAQDHWVRAAPVSKLHCSIAILSPGSSAYSLILKVHLGVRAQVSRVCGRSATCRSSRGVVWGRAGCRPGSQDMFDAIVMADERFHGERYQEGYEEGSSLGMIEGRQYGTLHGAKIGSEIGCYQGFAFARRCLLHGSTTEKDSKKMKVLESLIGMIQKFPYADPTYDKLHEDLDRIRGNFKQLCSLLNVQPDFKISAEGSRLSY; encoded by the exons ATGGAGCCAGTGGACAACGGAGCCCAGGATCACTGGGTTAGGGCTGCTCCTGTCAGCAAA ttgcattgttcTATAGCTATACTAAGTCCTGGGAGTTCGGCctatagtttaattttaaaagtgcatTTAGGCGTCCGTGCCCAAGTCTCGCGGGTCTGCGGCCGCAGCGCCACGTGCCGGAGCTCGAGGGGCGTGGTTTGGGGTCGGGCCGGCTGCCGGCCCGGGAGTCAGGACATGTTCGACGCCATCGTGATGGCGGATGAGCGGTTTCACGGGGAAAGGTATCAGGAAGGCTATGAAGAAGGAAGTAGTTTGGGTATGATTGAAGGAAGACAGTATGGCACGTTACATGGAGCTAAAATCGGATCTGAGATCGGGTGCTACCAAGGTTTTGCTTTTGCTAGGAGATGTCTCCTGCACGGTTCCACCACTGAGAAAGACAGCAAAAAGATGAAGGTCTTAGAATCGTTGATTGGAATGATTCAGAAATTCCCTTATGCTGACCCTACTTATGATAAACTTCACGAAGACTTAGACAGAATTAGAGGGAACTTTAAGCAGCTTTGTTCATTACTAAACGTTCAGCCCGACTTTAAAATTAGTGCAGAAGGTTCCAGACTTTCATATTGA